The following nucleotide sequence is from Mucilaginibacter sp. cycad4.
TTTTAACCCAATCCTTTTCTTTTAGGCGATCTGCTATTGTTTGCATCGTAATATTCCTTTAGTATCGTATAATGTAGTTGATAAAGGCAAAATTATGTATGCTTTCCCCGCCTTAAAACCCGATTCTTGCTAACTATATACGATAAGGCATAAAAACATCGCAATAAACGGGTTGCATTTTCGGCTTGTCAAACGCAATTTCGCCGTTGATTTGCCATAACATGTGAATATATTTATGCAAATCGGTTCTTCTATTTTTAAACTATGGATAAAACCACATTTGAAATAACCGTAAATGGATTGTTCTATTTTAAAAAATGTTTATAGTACCTGGACGGGAATTTTGATGATTGCTTGCCGTGTGTTCCTAATGCGTTAGGCAATACAGTCATAAATATTCCCACGAACTCATTTGTCTGGTCACCCTATTTATTAAACCATTTAATACTACTAAACGAATGAATATTCAAATTATCAACGGCCCAAACTTAAACCTGCTTAGCGTTCGCGAAAGATCGATATATGGTGGTGTAGACTTTGAAGTGTTCCTAACGGATTTGCGCAAACTCTATCCTGCCATTCATATTGATTACTTCCAAAGCAATGTGGAAGGAGAGTTAATTGATAAATTGCAAGAGGTAGGATTTACTTATACAGGTGTCCTGCTAAATGCGGGTGCCTACACACATACGTCCATAGCAATTGCCGATGCGATTTCAAGTATAAACACACCTGTAGTTGAGATCCATATATCCAACGTGCATAAACGGGAAGCATTCAGACACACATCCTTGATATCCAGCGCTTGTAAAGGCATAATTACTGGATTTGGCCTGAACTCCTATAGATTGGGTATTGAAAGCATAATAACATCCTAAAGCGCAGTATCTTCTCATCTTGCCTCTATCAAAAATGGAGCTATCAATTGCTTTTTAAAAATAGCGCTTTGACCTATCATTATTCGATAATTGTTCTGAATGTCAAATTGATTCTTGGACGCAGGGTTTTTGTCGAAGGCGGCAAACTGTGCAGCCAGTGGGACTGAGTTGCTCCTTTCATCACCAATAGGCTGCCTTGTTCAAGTAAAACAGAAGTCGTAACCCTGGATGTTTTATGTTTGAACATAAACTTTCTTTCAGCACCCAAAGTGAGAGACGCAATAGTTGTGTTTTTTCCGAGACTGGCCTCGTCATCGCTATGCCAGGCCATAGCTTCTGACCCATCATTATATAGATTTAACAAACAGGAGTTGAAGCGGTATGCCAGCTTATTTTCAACAAGTTGCTTTAATTCCAGTAATTCTGTAGTCCAGGACAAAGCCTGGCGAGTAACCCCGGAATAGGTATAACTATAGGTATGGTCTCCATACCATGCTACTTTCCTTTTGGTACTTCGCAGTTCTCCGTTGACAAAGACCTGATCATTTTTCCAGGGAATTTTTACCAAAAGGGAAGTAAGATGGTCATCCGGGTTAGTCAACAATCGGCCATAATAATTGACTTCTCCGTCATAGGGTAGCAAATTATCACCATACGCTGAAAACAAATCCATAGATAGTGTTTGGTTAATGATTAAAAGCCCTTAGCTTATCAATGTTATTCTTTCACACTAAACTTTACGAAGTATGTACCCTGGAAGCCTCCCATCCAATGATGGCATTTTTGCGGATGGCTCCCCAATGATATTGCCCGAGTTCTCCGGTTGACTTAATTACCCGATGGCAGGGTATCAGAAATGCTACCGGATTGTTGCCAATGGCTGTACCTACCGCTCGCGAAGCTCCAACGTGGCCGGCTTTTTTTGCGAGGTCGGCATATGTAGTCAATCCTCCTGCGGGAACGGAAAGCAGTGCCTCCCATACCTTAATCTGGAAATCGGTGCCTTTTAAGTGAAGTTTTATTTCATCCAGTTTGCTCCAGTCCTGACTAAAAACAAACAGGGCGTTTTGCTGAGACATGTCAACTAACTGGCTGTAACGCGCATTGGGGAAAATCGTTTTTAACTGCGTTAATGCCGGTTCGGTGCCTTCATCTGCAAATGCCAGGTGGCAAACACCTTTATCTGTCGAAGCCACGATTACTTTACCAAAAGGGCTGTCAGCAAAAGAATAGTTAATATTCAGAGATTCTCCGCCGTTTTTGTATTCTCCAGGAGTCATGCCTTCTACTTTGATAAAAAGATCATGTAACCTGCCAGTTCCTGATAAACCTGTTTCAAATGCAGTATCGAAAAGTGTAGCGCCGGTTTCTTTTAACATTTCCTTCGCATGCTCTACGCTAAGATACTGTAAGAATTGTTTTGGCGTAACACCCGCCCAGCTTTGAAACATTCGTTGAAAATGAAAAGGGCTCAAATTCACTTGCTCAGCCGCTTCTTCCAATTTAGGATGTTTTTTATAATTGAACCGAAGAAATTCAATCGCATCTGCTATTCTTTTATAATCTATTTCTTGTTGCGTTTCCATGATTATTTAATAATTTTTATACAAATCTACGGTGATGAAGTCCACTTGAAAACCCGATTCTTGCGGAGTTTTAGGGGTGTCTATATTATATCGCCTGCTAAGACAGTCGCCAACTCGCGGGCAATCAGGGCCGCCTTTAGTTCAGGCCCCCAGTAATATTGATTAAATGTACCATCAGCCCGTACAACCCGGTGACATGGGATCAGATAAGCAATAGGGTTATCACCAACCGCTTTTCCTATAGCTCTCGCGTTTTCTTTGTTGCCCGCAAGGAATGTGTAGGATACCAGACCACCGACAGGTATTTGCAGTAATTTCATCCAAAGGTTTAACTGGAATGATGTTCCTTTTAAGTGAAGTCTAACTTTTTCCGATTGCTTAGATGGCTCTGTAAATGCAGCTATAGCAAAACGGTGATCATGATCCTGGCAATTTGTATAGGTAGCTCCTGGGAAACGTCGCTGCAATTCTTTAAGACCAACAGACTGATCTTCATTTGTAAACCCGACGTAACAAACTCCTTTCCCTGTAGAGGCAATGATTACTTCTCCAAAATCCGTATTATAGAAGTGATATGAGATACTCAATTTACCAGATTTGTACTCATCCGGTGACATTTTCTCAATAATCAATTGTCCATTACTTATTTTCTCCCTTTTTAGTCGTTCTATCGTTTTCTCTATTCTTTGCTTGATAAATATTGGCTCCAGATAGGGTACGAGCATTTCCGGGGCTATTCCATTTAACCATTCCGTTAAAAATGTATGATTTTCGGATAATTCGATATCCTGCTGTAATTGTACACCTTTTATGGGAAACAACTCACTTTTTTGCGCCCGGTAATAGGAAATAATTCGTTCTATCATCTTGAAATTGATGCCGCTTTTATCTGTGTCCATGATCCATTTTTTTTGCAGCACAAACATAGCTTCGCACGGATATTAGTAAAACCCGATTCTTGCTAAGGCAATAAATAACAGTGATCAGATTAATTCCGCAAGAAACGGGTTTTACCGAAAATCTCACCGACTTAGATTCGTGGTTTAAATTCTTAGCATATGGACAAGCATCAATTTGAACAACAACGAAAATTCGCTTTAACTCCCTCGGGTAAAATTGCCTACATAGAACGGGGAACAGGCCCAGTGAGCTTATTTGTGCATGGCCTTATTGTCAATGGCTACCTGTGGCGTCACCAGTTGGAGGATCTGTCAACCATACGCCGCTGTATCGCAATAGATCTGCTGGCACATGGTTCGACTGAAATAACCCCTGAACAGGACGTATCCTTTGAAGCCCAAGCCGAAATGCTAAAACAATTCCTGGATGCATTACATATCGATCAGATAGACTTAGTTGCTAACGATAGCGGGGTTGGCATATCGCTCATCTTCGCGGCAAGGTACCCTGAAAAACTACGCAGCCTGACCCTTACGAATGGCGATGTGCACGATAACTGGCCACCAGTGAATTTCTCCGGTTTTCTGGATATGGTAAAAGCTGGAGGATTAGCAAATACTTTTCATAAGATGATTACCGATCCTGATTACTACCGGTCGGAGAACGGTTTTGCCGGAGCTTATGAAGATCCGCAAGCCGTTTCAGATAATACTGTGGCCGCTTATATAACACCTCTCCAAACAACGCCGCAACGGATAAAGAATATGGAACGGTTTATCATGGCATTTGACAATAATCAAACGGTGAGAATCGAAGATGATCTGAAAAAATTGAATGTACCGACACTAATCATATGGGGTACAGGTGATCCATTCTTTGGTGTGGAATGGTCTAAATGGCTGGAGAAAACGATACCTGGTCATGAAAAAAGGGTTGAACTGGAAAGCGCGAAAATGCTCTTCCCGGAGGAACGGCCAGATGAACTGACACTTGAACTCCGAAAATTTTGGGCTCCAAATAAATAATGATACGACCTATCGTCTTATATGGATCTCCGTTTTTGCGGGAACGTTGTGTTAATGCCGATATAACGGACAACAATTTATCGCGCCTTCTGAAGGATTTAAAAGATACAATGAAGCACGCGGGAGGTGCGGGTTTGGCAGCACCGCAAATAGGTGTATGTATGCGGGTTTTTGTGGTAGAGACAGTATCGAGCTATCGGTCTTTACGGTCCAAAGAACGAATTATATATTTTAAAGGCGATACAGGGATTGAAGAAGTATTTATCAATCCGGTGATTACCTGGCGATCCGCTGACACAAATGACGACAAAGAAGGATGCTTAAGTATCCCGGGATTGTCAGGTGTGGTACAGCGTCCGGATTCAATTAAAATACAATATCTCGATGGAAATCTTCAAAAGTGCACTCAAATTTTTGCCGGGTTTACAGCCCGGATCATACAGCATGAATATGACCATATTGAAGCTATACTTTATATTGATAGATTGCCTGCTGCTGAACGTAGAAAAATGCAAGATCAGTTGCAGGGACTAAAAGAACACAAGTAAACTATCTTTAAACCATTTCAATTGAGCGATATTATTTCGGTACAGTAATATAAATATTTTGAATATCCGCTGTTTCGCAATCGATTGTTTCTATAAAAGAAATTTTTACTTTTATTTTAATTATAAACCAGAAGGCTCACGATGTTTGTTCGTTTACTGTTATAACAATACAAATCAAACTGACAGGGCTTTGCGATTATTTTGAGAACGATCAGAAATGTATAAACAAACAACTTCACCACAATTAAGTGTCGCCAAGCTATGGAATAACTTTAGGGCGGGTGATGAAAATGCTTATACATGTCTGATGCGAAACTTTGCCGGTCCGCTATTTAAATATGGTATGCGCTTTGTATCCAACAGTGATTTTATCAAAGACTGCATACAGGATGTTTTTTTTGAACTATGGAACCGCCGCGAACGAATAAACCATACCGAATCTGTAAAATCATATCTATTTAAAGCATTGCGACTGCGTATATTCCGCGAACAATCAAACTGGAAGTACGCCGAACCTTTGAACGACAATTACGAGTTTCTAATTGAATTTGACATAGAAACATCTTTAATAGAAGTTGAATCATCACAAGAGATAAAATCAAAGCTTGAAAATATATTAAATAATCTTCCGCGCAGACAAAAAGAAATTTTATACCTGCGTTTTTACGAAGGTATGGATCAGGACCGTATAGCCCAGGTGATGGGCCTTAACCGCCAATCGGTATATAACCTGCTGCATGAAGCCATTAACGGCCTAAGAAAGCACTGGTTTAAAGAGGCGTCCATCTTATTATTGCTGCTTCTAAAGTAACTTTAAAAGGCCCGTTTGGGTTCTTTTTTTCTCCCTCAAGAAAAAAATAAAAAAACTTCGATTTTTTACAGTAGACTTTTCCCTTTTCGGAATATATACTATTGTAGAGCCAATTATAGTATAAACCCAATTTTATGCTTAACAATAATTACGATAAGGTAGAAGATTTCTTATTAGACGATTCCTTTGTGGAATGGGTTTTGGGCGAATCGAAGACATTGGATAGCTATTGGAGAAATTTCATTACCGATAATCCGGATAAAGCCGGTAATTTGAACCATGCACGTGATATTGTGCTCTCGGTAAAAATAAGACCGGTGCCTGATCT
It contains:
- a CDS encoding type II 3-dehydroquinate dehydratase — protein: MNIQIINGPNLNLLSVRERSIYGGVDFEVFLTDLRKLYPAIHIDYFQSNVEGELIDKLQEVGFTYTGVLLNAGAYTHTSIAIADAISSINTPVVEIHISNVHKREAFRHTSLISSACKGIITGFGLNSYRLGIESIITS
- a CDS encoding alpha-ketoglutarate-dependent dioxygenase AlkB; the encoded protein is MDLFSAYGDNLLPYDGEVNYYGRLLTNPDDHLTSLLVKIPWKNDQVFVNGELRSTKRKVAWYGDHTYSYTYSGVTRQALSWTTELLELKQLVENKLAYRFNSCLLNLYNDGSEAMAWHSDDEASLGKNTTIASLTLGAERKFMFKHKTSRVTTSVLLEQGSLLVMKGATQSHWLHSLPPSTKTLRPRINLTFRTIIE
- a CDS encoding methylated-DNA--[protein]-cysteine S-methyltransferase; this translates as METQQEIDYKRIADAIEFLRFNYKKHPKLEEAAEQVNLSPFHFQRMFQSWAGVTPKQFLQYLSVEHAKEMLKETGATLFDTAFETGLSGTGRLHDLFIKVEGMTPGEYKNGGESLNINYSFADSPFGKVIVASTDKGVCHLAFADEGTEPALTQLKTIFPNARYSQLVDMSQQNALFVFSQDWSKLDEIKLHLKGTDFQIKVWEALLSVPAGGLTTYADLAKKAGHVGASRAVGTAIGNNPVAFLIPCHRVIKSTGELGQYHWGAIRKNAIIGWEASRVHTS
- a CDS encoding methylated-DNA--[protein]-cysteine S-methyltransferase, which produces MDTDKSGINFKMIERIISYYRAQKSELFPIKGVQLQQDIELSENHTFLTEWLNGIAPEMLVPYLEPIFIKQRIEKTIERLKREKISNGQLIIEKMSPDEYKSGKLSISYHFYNTDFGEVIIASTGKGVCYVGFTNEDQSVGLKELQRRFPGATYTNCQDHDHRFAIAAFTEPSKQSEKVRLHLKGTSFQLNLWMKLLQIPVGGLVSYTFLAGNKENARAIGKAVGDNPIAYLIPCHRVVRADGTFNQYYWGPELKAALIARELATVLAGDII
- a CDS encoding alpha/beta hydrolase, whose amino-acid sequence is MDKHQFEQQRKFALTPSGKIAYIERGTGPVSLFVHGLIVNGYLWRHQLEDLSTIRRCIAIDLLAHGSTEITPEQDVSFEAQAEMLKQFLDALHIDQIDLVANDSGVGISLIFAARYPEKLRSLTLTNGDVHDNWPPVNFSGFLDMVKAGGLANTFHKMITDPDYYRSENGFAGAYEDPQAVSDNTVAAYITPLQTTPQRIKNMERFIMAFDNNQTVRIEDDLKKLNVPTLIIWGTGDPFFGVEWSKWLEKTIPGHEKRVELESAKMLFPEERPDELTLELRKFWAPNK
- the def gene encoding peptide deformylase, which codes for MIRPIVLYGSPFLRERCVNADITDNNLSRLLKDLKDTMKHAGGAGLAAPQIGVCMRVFVVETVSSYRSLRSKERIIYFKGDTGIEEVFINPVITWRSADTNDDKEGCLSIPGLSGVVQRPDSIKIQYLDGNLQKCTQIFAGFTARIIQHEYDHIEAILYIDRLPAAERRKMQDQLQGLKEHK
- a CDS encoding sigma-70 family RNA polymerase sigma factor codes for the protein MYKQTTSPQLSVAKLWNNFRAGDENAYTCLMRNFAGPLFKYGMRFVSNSDFIKDCIQDVFFELWNRRERINHTESVKSYLFKALRLRIFREQSNWKYAEPLNDNYEFLIEFDIETSLIEVESSQEIKSKLENILNNLPRRQKEILYLRFYEGMDQDRIAQVMGLNRQSVYNLLHEAINGLRKHWFKEASILLLLLLK